The following proteins come from a genomic window of Aquimarina sp. MAR_2010_214:
- a CDS encoding RsmB/NOP family class I SAM-dependent RNA methyltransferase: MRLHRNLVFAVIDGLHEIFNEGSYADKVVQKLLKRDKRWGSRDRSFVAETVYEIVRWKRLYTEIAEVKEPFSRDNLWRVFAVWATLRGISLPDWKQIGPTPTRRIKGRFDELSKIRKFKESIPDWMDQLGEQELGKLWDKEITALNEQAPVILRANTLKTSREKLRSLLEDENIDTEFIKGYPDALKLVERTNVFTTEAFKNGLFEVQDASSQLVADFLEVQPGQRVVDTCAGAGGKSLHLAALMQNKGQVIAMDIYGNKLKELKRRARRDGAHNIETRVIESTKDIKKLYGKADRVLIDAPCSGLGVLRRNPDAKWKLQPEFLDKIKHTQAEILENYSKMVKSGGKLVYATCSILPSENQDQVKSFLSKEIGNDFTLIKDKKVLSHKSGYDGFYMALLERK, encoded by the coding sequence TCAGAAATTACTGAAACGAGACAAAAGATGGGGATCACGTGATCGTAGTTTTGTTGCAGAGACCGTATACGAAATCGTAAGATGGAAACGCTTATATACCGAAATAGCCGAAGTAAAAGAACCTTTCTCCAGAGATAACTTATGGAGAGTTTTTGCAGTTTGGGCCACTCTAAGAGGAATTTCTTTGCCCGATTGGAAACAAATTGGCCCTACGCCTACCCGTCGTATCAAAGGACGTTTTGATGAATTAAGCAAAATAAGAAAATTTAAAGAGTCTATCCCCGATTGGATGGATCAATTGGGGGAACAAGAACTAGGTAAACTGTGGGATAAAGAAATTACCGCACTTAATGAGCAGGCTCCTGTAATTCTTCGTGCAAATACCTTAAAAACATCAAGAGAAAAACTTAGAAGTCTACTGGAAGACGAAAATATCGATACCGAATTCATTAAAGGATATCCAGATGCGCTTAAGCTTGTCGAAAGAACCAATGTATTTACCACAGAAGCATTCAAAAACGGATTATTTGAAGTACAAGATGCTTCTTCTCAATTGGTAGCCGATTTTCTAGAAGTACAACCTGGGCAACGTGTTGTAGATACTTGTGCAGGTGCAGGTGGTAAAAGTCTTCATTTGGCAGCCTTGATGCAAAATAAAGGACAGGTTATTGCTATGGATATTTATGGTAATAAACTAAAAGAGCTTAAAAGAAGAGCTCGTAGAGATGGTGCCCATAATATCGAAACTCGAGTCATAGAAAGCACAAAAGACATCAAAAAATTATATGGCAAAGCAGATCGTGTTCTTATCGATGCCCCATGTAGTGGTTTGGGTGTTTTACGACGAAACCCAGATGCCAAATGGAAATTACAACCAGAATTTTTAGATAAAATCAAGCATACACAAGCCGAAATACTTGAGAATTATTCTAAAATGGTAAAATCTGGAGGAAAATTAGTATATGCTACCTGCTCTATTTTACCATCAGAAAATCAAGATCAGGTAAAAAGTTTCCTTTCTAAAGAAATCGGAAATGATTTCACCTTGATCAAAGACAAGAAAGTACTTTCACATAAATCAGGATATGATGGGTTTTATATGGCCCTATTAGAAAGAAAATAA